In Panthera uncia isolate 11264 chromosome B4, Puncia_PCG_1.0, whole genome shotgun sequence, one genomic interval encodes:
- the LOC125919080 gene encoding keratin, type II microfibrillar, component 5-like isoform X2 has translation MCEEVQATVQKHTQGLRHSKEELNRLNQAIQRLTAEPCELDRAREPRALQEEGASDSAQGKLAWLEAALQRAKQDMARQLREYQELMIVKLGLDFEIATYRKLLEGEESRLGPGFGAGSFR, from the exons ATG TGCGAGGAGGTACAGGCGACCGTGCAGAAACACACGCAGGGCCTGCGACACAGCAAGGAGGAGCTGAACAGGCTTAACCAGGCCATCCAGCGGCTGACTGCAGAG CCCTGTGAACTAGACAGAGCCAGGGAGCCACGAGCTCTGCAGGAGGAGGGTGCCTCAGACAGTGCCCAGGGCAAGCTGGCCTGGCTGGAGGCCGCCCTGCAGCGAGCCAAGCAGGACATGGCCCGGCAGCTGCGGGAGTACCAGGAGCTCATGATCGTGAAGCTGGGCTTGGACTTCGAGATCGCCACCTACCGCAAGCTGCTGGAGGGCGAGGAGagcag GCTTGGTCCGGGATTTGGGGCAGGAAGCTTCA GGTGA
- the LOC125919080 gene encoding keratin, type II microfibrillar, component 7C-like isoform X1, which translates to MCEEVQATVQKHTQGLRHSKEELNRLNQAIQRLTAEVNSAKSQPCELDRAREPRALQEEGASDSAQGKLAWLEAALQRAKQDMARQLREYQELMIVKLGLDFEIATYRKLLEGEESRLGPGFGAGSFR; encoded by the exons ATG TGCGAGGAGGTACAGGCGACCGTGCAGAAACACACGCAGGGCCTGCGACACAGCAAGGAGGAGCTGAACAGGCTTAACCAGGCCATCCAGCGGCTGACTGCAGAGGTGAACAGCGCTAAGAGTCAG CCCTGTGAACTAGACAGAGCCAGGGAGCCACGAGCTCTGCAGGAGGAGGGTGCCTCAGACAGTGCCCAGGGCAAGCTGGCCTGGCTGGAGGCCGCCCTGCAGCGAGCCAAGCAGGACATGGCCCGGCAGCTGCGGGAGTACCAGGAGCTCATGATCGTGAAGCTGGGCTTGGACTTCGAGATCGCCACCTACCGCAAGCTGCTGGAGGGCGAGGAGagcag GCTTGGTCCGGGATTTGGGGCAGGAAGCTTCA GGTGA